The nucleotide sequence GAATGCGTTGTTGTTGAAGCGGTTGCGGCTGCCGATCACAGGTGGGCCGCGTCGAGAGCCGACTGCAGCGACTGCACGTAGCCGTCGCTGGTGACGGTGGCGCCCGAGACGGCATCGATGTCGGCGCCCTGAGCATCGATCACCTCCTGCTTCAAGATCGGCAGGGCACGGTCGTTGATCTCGACGTCCCGGTGGTTCTCCTGCGGGTACTGCACCGCGTCCGATGCGGTGATCCTTCCGTTCTCGACCGTGATCGCCACCTGGACGACGCCCCAGCGAGTGTCCACGGCATCGCCGGTG is from Kineosporiaceae bacterium and encodes:
- a CDS encoding FMN-binding protein, with product MRKILAALAGTLGGLVLLFSYPTSTNSTASAAGTANTSDSGASAAAQTYTGDAVDTRWGVVQVAITVENGRITASDAVQYPQENHRDVEINDRALPILKQEVIDAQGADIDAVSGATVTSDGYVQSLQSALDAAHL